GAGCCTGCCGAATTGGCCCAGTTGCGCGAAGAGACCGAGCGCGCGTGGCAAGCCGTGGGGCAAGTGCGTTATGGCGATGTGCCTTCCGAAGATGCCTCGCGCACCTTCCGCCGCTCGCTCTATATCACACGCGATCTGGCCGCTGGCGAGGTGATCGATGAAAGCGCGATCCGCTCGATACGCCCCGGCTTTGGCCTCGCGCCCAAACATCTCGGCACGCTGATAGGCAAACGCGTTTCGCAAGATGTGGCGCGCGGGACGCCCGCGAGTTGGGATCTGGTGGGCTAAAGCCGCGCGAACTTGCGCAGGTTGGGGCACCGGCATGCTCAAACCGGTTGGCGCCGCTCGCCTGCGTGAACCGATTGCCAGGCTGCCGCAAAAGCAATCCTGTCCCCGCGTGCGACGATATGCCCTTCCACCGCCCAACAGGCGAGGAACAGCGCGATCTTGATCCAGTAGGTCTCCGTCAGAACGAAGGTGAGCATCCCGCCGGTAAAGTGCAGCGTTATCCCGAAATAGACATAGAGCCCCAGCACTGACGTCATGACCAGATTGCGGTAAAGCAGCCGCAGAAACAGGCTCAAGAAAAGTGACGCGATCAAGCCGGCAAGCGGCAGCGTGAGAAATGGCAGATAGGCACCGAGCAGTTCGAAATGGACCTCGGGATAGCCGCCATTATAGGCCTGCCCCAGCTCGGTCAGCTCGGCCGCGCGGAAATAGCCTAGCTCTTTGGTCATCAGATACTGGATCGTGCTGTTACGCTCGAAATCGATCGGATCGAGCACCTCGCCAATCGCGTGGTCGTTGATCGGATCGGATGTGTTGCCGAAATCGACCCGGTCCCATGAATTGACCCAAAGCTGCACCGGTTGAACCAGCACGCGCTCGCTGATCTCGTAAACCGGATCGCGATAATCACGGACATTGTAATAGGAATTGTAGAGCAGCCCGGCGACCATAAACACCGAGGCAAAAACGGCCATTATCCGCACCGGCCTCGACGTGATGATGCGCTGCCCCAGCATGCCCGGCTCCAACTCACCGATCCGCCCTGCCTTGCGCGCCAGATAGACCAGAGCGACCGGCATCAGGTAAAACGACACCAGCACAAAAAACACGCTGAAACGGTTGCCGGTTATGACCCAATAGGCAGCCAAAGCGGCGGCAAGGAAGGCGAAGCGCATATCGAAACCCCGCCCATTGATCCGCGGCAGGATGGTGAATGCTCCGAACAGGAAATTGAGCAGGAAATTGAGTTCGTAGGCCGTTATGTGGATCGCGCCTGCGCTTTGCGAATAGGCGATCCGGTCAATGCCCTGCAGGATCGGGACGGTGCCGGTCAGGATGAAGTTGACCGCGAGCAGGCCCAGCACACCTGTGCCCAGCACAAAGGCGCCGTGGCCAGCCAGCTCGTGATAATTGCTGTAGGCCGGTCGCAGCGCGGCCAGCCGCGCAAAGCCTTTGCCGCGATCGGGAAAGACCAGCATCAGCGGCACGATGAAAGCGAGCGCAGCGTAGATGAAGACAGGCGCAGCGCCATTGCCGCCGATGAACTGGTTGAGCTCGCGCGTGTAGAACGGCCCGAACACATCGAGCGCAGTCACGTCAATCGCGCGGTAGATCAGCGGAAAGATCGTGAAGAACCCTGCAACAAACAGCGCAAAGCGTGAGCGCAGAAGGTGCGCGATCAGCAGCAAGAAACCCGCCAGCGAGAGGATGCTCAGCACGCTCATACCAGCGCCTGCCCTAGAACCGCGCGCACCAGCTCACTCTCCTCGCTCGCATCCACAAAGCGGTTTGCTCCGGCAAAGATCCGCGGGGCGGTGGTGAAGGTAGCGGTGAAGAGCGCGCGGCTGTGCCCGGCCAGGACACGGCTGCCCATATGCAGGCAGCGCGAGGTCTCGACCGCGAAGGCGCTGAGTTTGGGGGCGATCATTTGCTCCAGATCGGAGGCATCTGCGCGCGCCATCAGCCAGTCGTCAGGGGCGTGGCTGCGCAAAGGCTGTCCGGCAAGATCGGATTGCGGGCCCGGCAGGAATGTGAAGGGGCCATCCGCCTGTGAGCTGACATCGGTGAGATAGACGAAGACCTTGATCGTACGGACATCGTCATGGTCGCGGTGCCACAATTGCGACTGGCTCAGCTCGCCCGAAACAGGGCGCGAAACGGTCAGCAACACATAATCGAGCAACGGCAGAGTGCCGAGCGAGCGCGCCAGAAATCCGAGCAAGGCGGGTTGCAGCGCAAAGCGGGTGAAGGCGCTGTCATGCGGCATCTTCCCGTCGATGAGATCGGCATCAAGCGGGCGGCTCCAGAATGCCTTGTTGCTGGTCCCATCGGGTGAGGCGCTGGGTACCCCATCTCCCCCGGCAATCCGAATTGCGGCCGCCTGTTCGAGGTCCGCCAGAGCGCGCGGATCGATCAGGCCGTCAAGCCGGGCAAAACCATTTGCAGCGAGAGCGTTCGCATGGGCCTCTATCTCGGGCCCGTCCGGCAACTGCTCTGTCAGGGCGATCCGTTCGGCCAGAATGCGGCCCATCGAAACCTTGCGTGCGGATTTGACCAGCGAGGCTGCAGGCGAGCGCAGAATGCGATATTTGAGCCGCGCGGCGAGTCTAGACATGCGCCTTCCTCCCGAACCGCGATGCCTTGGCCAGGAACACGGTCAATTGCTCGCGCTCCGCACCTGTCAAAACGAACCGCCAAAGCGCGCCTGTATAGAGCAGGCCCCCGATCGCCAGCGCAGCCGCGCCGATGATCCAGCTTTGCTGCGACAAGGCAGCCGCCGCCGGACCGAGCAAGACCGCACCCAGCAGCGAGGACAGGCACACCGGACCGAGCAACGCCGCCCGCATCAGCGCCGCAATCCGCACGCCATGCGCGAGGCGAAAGACAATGAGAGTGCATACGAACATCGCCGCACCGGATATCACCAGCGCGCCAAACACAAAGCCGAGACCCCACCGTTCCAGACCTATTGCGAGCGCCGCGACAAATGCGATCACCAGCGCGAGATTGACTCGGACAAATAGGCGGAAATGCTCTTGCCGGGTCAAAGTTGCGCTGCAGTAATTGCTCGCCAGAAACAGCCCCTGAAAGGCCGAGAACGCGGCCATATATCCGGCCAGATGTCGATATTGTTCGCCCACCCACAGCTCAAGCAGGACCGGCGCGAACACTGCCGCTCCCACGAGCAGCGGGGTCGCGACGAGGTAATTGGCGCGCAGGCCCTTCACCGCAAATCCGGCCCGCCGTCCCTCGCGCTCCTCCACGTCACCGCCCGCATCAAGCCCCGCAATATGCGGCAAAACCGCAGCGTTGAGCGAGCCCTGCAGCGTCTTGATCACGCGCGGGATCCGGGTGGAGAGCTGATAGGCTGTAAGCATGACGGGCCCAAGCAATGCGCTTACGAACAATTCCGGCAGACGGTTAAAGCCCTGACTGACCAGATTGCTTGCAAAGACCGGCCCCGACATTCGCGTCAGCCCCCGAAAATGCCCCTGCGCTGACAGGCCGGGACGCAGACTGAACCACCCGCCCGACCCGCGCCATGCGACCAGCGCAAAGGCGATTGTCAGCACAAGGCCAAGCAGCTGCTCAAACAGGATCAGCGCCACCAGATCGGTTGTGGTCTGGAGCAACACAAACACACCGGCCGCGAAGATCAGACGGTCAAGAAACTCCCATACCTTGGTCGTCGCGAGCTGCTGACGCCCGGCGAAATAGGCTTTGATGACAAGACCGGGAAACCCGATCAGCAGGCCCGCCCCGATCACGGTGAGCGCGAGCCGCATCTCTTCACGGTAAGCGGGCGGGACGGGAAACAGATCGACAAAGCCGGACTGTGCGAAGGCAATCACTCCGGCTGCCATCACAAGACCGATCAGGACGAACAGGTAAAATCCGCCTGAAAGGATCCCGCGAAACGCGGCCCGGTCCCCTTCCGCCTCGAACCGGGCAAGGAAGCGCACAATCGCGCCCTGAAACCCCAGCTCGGCAAGGTAGGAAAGGCCGATAATGTTGAACAATTGCAGCGTCAGCCACAGCCCGTACCGCTCAGGCCCCAGCATCCACAGCATGTAAGGCACCAGCAATATCGCCAGCACCATGGCGGAGGATTGCTGGACAAAGCTGAAAGAGGTGTTGCGCAGCAAGGCATGCCTCCGCGCACCCTGAGCCATATCGGGGGCCACCCCCGGGGCCAAATCGGGGGCGGGCGCTTTTTCAGCCTGCTTTTCGCGCTCGGACAGAGCCTCTCTCCCGCATTGCTCGTTTGTTGCTTTGGCCTGGCTCCAATGCCTCGGCATTGGACCTAGAATGGAGCGCCAAGCTTTGGTCTGCGCCCTATGAATGGATGCCGCTGGAGGGGTTTTGGTTTCCTCCGGCTGCGATCCATCACGAACCAAGGTGAGGCCAAACGTGCAATCCCTGATCATCTCGACTTTGGCGGAATATCAGACCGAATTCTGGGCGCCTGTCGGCAAAGAGCTTGAGGCGCGCGGCTGCGCTGTGACCTTTGTTTCCTGCGACACACGCAGCACACAGATGCTCCGGCAGGCAGGGCTCGACGTGATCGAGGCTACTTTGAGCGCGCGGCTGGCCGCTTTGGGAACCTCCGATGCGGAGCAAGTCTGCACCGCTCACGGGATCGCGAACCCAGCCGCCTTGCTGACGCATGAGCGGTTTGCATTTGCCGAGCGCGACAGCGACCTGCTGCTGCGCAAACTGGCGGGCTCGCTGGTGGTCGGCGACATTGCCCTCGAACGCGCGCGGGCCAAGGGCGATCCGGTTCTGGTGCAGGAGCTGGGCGGGTTCCTCTCCGTGCTCGGCCTGCATCACGCGGCGCTTCATGCCGAGGTCGAAAGCCTGTTTATCGAGCCGAGCTTTTTCAAAGGGCGGATGCTGTTTGTTGCCAACACAATCGGCGCGCTCCGGCTGGAGCGGGAGGCGCGCGCGCCTGTTCCGCCCGAGCTGGACGCCTATTTCGACGAAGCCCTGTCCAGCGGCACTGTGGTGATCCCGCAAAAGGACAGGCACCACTATTCCGGAGCTGCGAAAAAGCTCCTCAACACCCGCAATATCCGCCGGCTGGTGGAGAAGGTGCGCGACAAATACCTGCTGGGTGCAGAGCAGGAATTCGGCGCAATCGGGCATCATGTGCGCACGCATCTGCGCATGCTCGGCGCCTCGATCCGTTTGCGCGGAGAATTCACCCCGCTCGGTGAGCTTGGCCGGTTTGTGTATTACCCGCTGCATGTGCCCGGCGATGTCGCGCTGACCTTGCGCTCGCCCCAATATCTCGATCAGTTGGCGCTGCTCGATTACCTTTGCCGCACTGCCCCTCTGGGTACGGTAATCGCCACCAAAGAGCATCCTGCGATGATCGGCGCTGTGCCGAGCGAAGGGCTGCTAGCGCTCAAGCGGCGCTATGATCACTTCGCCATCCTGCCGCCCTCGACCAACAATTACACCGTGCTGCGCGAAGCGGCGAGCATCGTGACGGTCAACTCCAAGAGCGGCGCTGAGGCCGGACTGCTAGGCAGGAATGTGATTGTACTGGGCGATGCCTTTTACCGCGAGGCACCCTTTGCTCACGCGCTGGGCCAACTCGGCGAGGTCGGACCAGCGATCGCTTCGCATATGTCCGGCGCGCTTCCCGATCCGGACGAGACAGCGACGCGCGGCTACTTCGCCGCGCTTTGGCAGCAAACCTATCCGGGAGAGCTGTATGTAGCCGATGCGCAGAACGTACCGCGCTTCACCGGATCTCTGTTGCAGGCACTAGCGGATGAGGCATGGAACCCTGCCGACAATTCTGACGCTCGGATGTCAGCCTAAACGCGGTCAAAGACCAGCAAAGTGCCGAAATGGCGGTGGCTTGAAACAAAGTCGAGCCGCCGCGTTTCGACAATGCGGATCAACCCCTCCGCCTCAAGTTTGCGCGCCGATTGCACAATCGAGCGCTGGTAGTCCTGCCGCAACACATAGGACCAGGTGGCAAGATCGCGCAGCGAGCTCATGCCCAAAAGCTCAAAGCTCGGCTCGATCAGGATCGCGCGCTTTGCACCCGCTGCGACAATGTTGCGAAAAATGCTCTCGGTCTCGCGCGGCAATTGTTCGAGGCAGTAATGCGAATAAACCGTCTGCCCCTCTAGCCTTTGATAGCCGGGAGAGGCCGGGTCGAGCAGGTCGATCCGGTCAAACTCGGCGCGCTCTACGCTGTAATGATCGGCGATTGTACGGGCGACTTCGACACCGCGCTGCGACAGATCGAGGCCGAGAAAGCTCTTGTCCGGCAATGTCGCGGCAAGCTCGAACACAATCGCGCCGGTCCCGCTCCCCAGCTCGACCAGATGCGGCGTATCGGGCGCAAATTCCTCCATTATCGAGGCAAGTCTGTGCCGGCGATATCGATAATAGCTGCGCGCCGGCATCGTGTGCAGCCGCCCCTCTACGGTGACCCGCAAATCGCGGTGCAGGTGCGCCCGTTCGGCATAGTCCGTCAGCGTCGGGTTGAGCAGCCAGGCGGCGGCGGCCTGTTCGCGCTTCCAGTCACCCGCGTCATAGTCCTGTTCAACCAGAACGCGGTCCCGGCTGCGGCGCTTGAGCACTTTGTGCGCGGCATCCACGCCTATCGAGCGCAGATAGACGAGGCTCGCCTTTACTGGCGCAACCGGGCGCGCGCCCACGGG
This genomic window from uncultured Erythrobacter sp. contains:
- a CDS encoding lipopolysaccharide biosynthesis protein; translated protein: MAQGARRHALLRNTSFSFVQQSSAMVLAILLVPYMLWMLGPERYGLWLTLQLFNIIGLSYLAELGFQGAIVRFLARFEAEGDRAAFRGILSGGFYLFVLIGLVMAAGVIAFAQSGFVDLFPVPPAYREEMRLALTVIGAGLLIGFPGLVIKAYFAGRQQLATTKVWEFLDRLIFAAGVFVLLQTTTDLVALILFEQLLGLVLTIAFALVAWRGSGGWFSLRPGLSAQGHFRGLTRMSGPVFASNLVSQGFNRLPELFVSALLGPVMLTAYQLSTRIPRVIKTLQGSLNAAVLPHIAGLDAGGDVEEREGRRAGFAVKGLRANYLVATPLLVGAAVFAPVLLELWVGEQYRHLAGYMAAFSAFQGLFLASNYCSATLTRQEHFRLFVRVNLALVIAFVAALAIGLERWGLGFVFGALVISGAAMFVCTLIVFRLAHGVRIAALMRAALLGPVCLSSLLGAVLLGPAAAALSQQSWIIGAAALAIGGLLYTGALWRFVLTGAEREQLTVFLAKASRFGRKAHV
- a CDS encoding class I SAM-dependent methyltransferase; the protein is MTSHSIAQPETFEACAPVGARPVAPVKASLVYLRSIGVDAAHKVLKRRSRDRVLVEQDYDAGDWKREQAAAAWLLNPTLTDYAERAHLHRDLRVTVEGRLHTMPARSYYRYRRHRLASIMEEFAPDTPHLVELGSGTGAIVFELAATLPDKSFLGLDLSQRGVEVARTIADHYSVERAEFDRIDLLDPASPGYQRLEGQTVYSHYCLEQLPRETESIFRNIVAAGAKRAILIEPSFELLGMSSLRDLATWSYVLRQDYQRSIVQSARKLEAEGLIRIVETRRLDFVSSHRHFGTLLVFDRV
- a CDS encoding DUF6418 domain-containing protein, whose protein sequence is MSVLSILSLAGFLLLIAHLLRSRFALFVAGFFTIFPLIYRAIDVTALDVFGPFYTRELNQFIGGNGAAPVFIYAALAFIVPLMLVFPDRGKGFARLAALRPAYSNYHELAGHGAFVLGTGVLGLLAVNFILTGTVPILQGIDRIAYSQSAGAIHITAYELNFLLNFLFGAFTILPRINGRGFDMRFAFLAAALAAYWVITGNRFSVFFVLVSFYLMPVALVYLARKAGRIGELEPGMLGQRIITSRPVRIMAVFASVFMVAGLLYNSYYNVRDYRDPVYEISERVLVQPVQLWVNSWDRVDFGNTSDPINDHAIGEVLDPIDFERNSTIQYLMTKELGYFRAAELTELGQAYNGGYPEVHFELLGAYLPFLTLPLAGLIASLFLSLFLRLLYRNLVMTSVLGLYVYFGITLHFTGGMLTFVLTETYWIKIALFLACWAVEGHIVARGDRIAFAAAWQSVHAGERRQPV